One window of the Arthrobacter sp. D5-1 genome contains the following:
- a CDS encoding PAC2 family protein codes for MFERISGSLLDPESLYARNIETFHSPELRGLNMVMGFTGFADAGQVVRQINAELLDELDAEVVAMFDADQLIDYRSRRPHISFVEDHVQDYQAPKLGLYKLTDGLGQPFLLLAGFEPDLQWERFSRAVVGIVEELDVNLVTWIHSIPMPVPHTRPVGVTVHGNRPDLIEGISSWKPTVDVPAAIGHILELRLTEAERNVAGYVIHVPHYLSEAEYPPAAVAGLEYLGAATSLMLPTDRLRESGREVGRQIAEQIEASEEVQAVVTNLEARYDEKSEGVVRRSLLADENDELPNAEDIGAAVEAYLARKDSPQ; via the coding sequence GTGTTTGAACGGATATCCGGCTCCCTCCTGGACCCTGAATCGCTGTACGCGCGCAACATCGAGACCTTCCACAGCCCTGAGCTCCGCGGGCTGAACATGGTCATGGGATTCACCGGCTTTGCCGACGCCGGCCAGGTGGTCCGGCAGATCAACGCGGAACTGCTGGACGAGCTCGACGCCGAGGTAGTGGCCATGTTCGATGCCGACCAACTGATCGACTACCGTTCGCGCCGCCCCCACATCAGCTTCGTGGAAGACCACGTACAGGATTACCAGGCCCCCAAGCTTGGTCTGTATAAGTTGACCGACGGCCTCGGTCAACCGTTCCTGTTGCTGGCAGGCTTCGAACCGGACCTCCAGTGGGAGCGTTTCTCAAGGGCCGTCGTCGGGATTGTTGAAGAGCTGGACGTCAACCTGGTCACCTGGATCCACTCCATCCCCATGCCTGTCCCGCACACGCGGCCTGTGGGAGTCACCGTTCATGGCAACCGCCCCGATCTCATTGAAGGGATTTCCAGCTGGAAGCCCACTGTGGACGTTCCCGCTGCCATCGGCCACATTCTTGAACTCCGGCTGACGGAAGCGGAACGCAACGTGGCGGGCTATGTCATCCATGTTCCGCATTACTTGTCAGAAGCCGAATATCCTCCGGCGGCTGTAGCCGGCCTGGAGTACCTGGGGGCGGCAACATCGCTGATGCTGCCCACCGACCGGCTCCGTGAGTCAGGCCGGGAAGTTGGTCGCCAGATCGCGGAACAGATTGAGGCCTCGGAAGAGGTCCAAGCGGTGGTCACCAATCTGGAGGCCCGGTACGACGAGAAATCCGAGGGAGTGGTCCGCCGCTCGCTGCTGGCGGACGAGAACGATGAGCTGCCCAATGCCGAGGACATCGGAGCTGCAGTCGAGGCCTATTTGGCCCGTAAGGACTCGCCTCAATAA